A window of the Euwallacea similis isolate ESF13 chromosome 20, ESF131.1, whole genome shotgun sequence genome harbors these coding sequences:
- the LOC136415380 gene encoding small ribosomal subunit protein uS7 codes for MSDNWGDDSVVAGAPKVAELPEIKLFAKWSCDDVQVSDMSLQDYIAVKEKNAKYLPHSAGRYAAKRFRKAQCPIVERLTNSLMMHGRNNGKKLMAVRIVKHAFEIIHLLTGENPLQILVTAIINSGPREDSTRIGRAGTVRRQAVDVSPLRRVNQAIWLLCTGAREAAFRNIKTIAECLADELINAAKGSSNSYAIKKKDELERVAKSNR; via the exons ATGTCTGATAACTGGGGTGATGATTCGGTGGTGGCTGGTGCTCCAAAAGTTGCCGAACttcctgaaattaaattattcgcTAAATGGAGTTGTGATGATGTCCAAGTCTCCGACATGTCCTTGCAA GATTACATTGcagtgaaagaaaaaaatgccaaatatCTGCCCCATTCTGCAGGTAGATATGCAGCTAAGCGTTTCCGCAAGGCCCAGTGCCCTATTGTCGAAAGGCTGACCAACTCTTTGATGATGCATGGAAGAAACAATGGCAAGAAACTGATGGCTGTGCGAATTGTCAAACATGCCtttgaaattattcatttactGACTGGTGAAAACCCACTCCAG attttggTGACTGCCATTATTAACTCTGGTCCCCGTGAAGATTCCACCCGTATTGGTAGGGCTGGTACAGTGAGGAGGCAAGCTGTAGATGTCTCCCCATTAAGGAGAGTGAACCAGGCTATCTGGTTGTTGTGTACTGGAGCTCGCGAGGCTGCTTTCAGAAACATCAAAACAATTGCTGAATGTTTAGCTGATGAACTCATAAATGCTGCTAAG GGTTCTTCAAATTCTTACGCCATCAAAAAGAAGGATGAACTAGAAAGAGTAGCGAAATCTAaccgttaa
- the Syx6 gene encoding syntaxin-6 gives MTLEDPFFVVKDEVFKALKKTRGLYRRWSDFQSEPELITKDEIEWTNTELKNSLRSIEWDLEDLEDTIDIVEKNPSKFKIDNKELTKRKYFIVSTKNEIQSMKDKINMNRGKDKDRFAKQPLLENNSPVKVTNMHHGTKYSKLENEVESPQHQFLQRQQMYELQNQDEQLEAIAGSLGNLKTVSRHIGIELDEQQGMLDEFGTELEHTESRLDTTMKKMAKVLKLSNERSQWTVIIILAVVLIIVILLFFIL, from the exons ATGACTCTGGAAGATCCATTTTTTGTCGTCAAAGA TGAAGTTTTCAAAGCCTTGAAGAAAACCCGTGGTCTCTACCGCAGATGGTCAGACTTTCAAAGTGAACCTGAATTAATAACAAAAGATGAGATTGAGTGGACCAACACTGAACTAAAAAACTCATTGCGTAGTATTGAGTGGGACCTCGAGGACTTGGAGGATACCATTGATATAGTTGAAAAGAACccctcaaaatttaaaattgacaataaaGAACTGACCAAAAGAAAATACTTTATAGTCTCAACCAAAAATGAGATTCAGTCAATGAaagacaaaattaatatgaacaGAGGTAAAGACAAGGACAGATTTGCCAAGCAACCACTTTTAGAGAATAACAGTCCTGTCAAAGTTACAAATATGCATCATGGAACTAAGTATTCTAAGTTGGAGAATGAAGTTGAGAGCCCCCAGCATCAGTTTTTACAAAGGCAGCAAATGTATGAGCTGCAGAATCAAGATGAACAGTTGGAAGCTATTGCTGGGAGCTTGGGCAATTTGAAAACAGTATCTCGTCATATTGGGATTGAACTTGATGAGCAGCAAGg AATGTTGGATGAATTTGGAACTGAACTAGAGCATACAGAGTCTCGGTTGGATACAACAATGAAGAAGATGGCCAAGGTTCTGAAGCTCTCTAATG AGCGCAGCCAATGGACTGTTATTATAATCTTAGCTGTAGTACTTATTATTGTgatacttttgttttttatactgtga